A window of Spirochaetaceae bacterium genomic DNA:
AGCGGTCAGCGTGAACGACACCGTGCCGCCCTCGGCCACGCTCGTCGCTGCCGTGGAGATACTCACCTCCGGTTCCTGCGGCGCGGGAGGTTCCGATCGTGGCGGCGGCGTCGAAATCGGGCCTCCGCCGACGGCCGGGTCGTTGTCGGTGACCTTGACGGTCGCCGCGCCTTGCGTGCCGACCGTGTAGCCGCTGCCGGCTGCGACGGTGGCCGTCACCGAGCCGGCTTGCTCGTCGCGATCGTCGTCGGGGACAATCACCTTCAGCTCGGCCGTTCCGGTCGTCGGGATGCTGACCGTGTCCCGCGGGTTCGCGGGCAGGAACGAGCCCTCCTGCGACCAGTGCACGGTCACCGTCAAGTCGGCCGGCGGCGCCGGCGTCGCGGTCAGCGTGAAGGACAGCTCGTCGCCCTCGGTTACGGACGGGGCGTCCGCCGCAATGGTCACCACCGGCAGCGCCGGCTCCTGAGGCACCGGTGCCTGCTCATTCAGCGTCAGCGTGGCGCTCGCCGACGCGCCTACCGTATACCCCGTACCGGCAACGATCTCGGCGGTGACCTCGCAACCCGGCTCGCCCATCCCGGCGCCGCTCGTCGACACCGCCAGCGGGGCCTCGGTCTTGCCGGCGGCGATCGTCACCGACGCCGGCGCATTCACCAGTTCGCAGCCGGACGGCGTGAACTTGACGCCCACGGCCAGGTCCGCACGCGGGGCCGGTGCCGCCCGCACCACGAACCGCGGTGCGCTGCCCGCGTCCCCCGAATCCGCCGCCGGTGCCACGGTCACCACCGGGGTTTGCGGACTGGAATCCACACCCTCCTCACACCCCGCGAGCGCCAGGAGCAGGAGCAGCGCCAGTCCGGCGGAAACCGAAGCCGGACCGCAGAAGTACGATTTGCTCACCATAGTGCGAGCAAGATACGCCGTTTAGAACGACCATTCCATCAAGAAACAGTAAATTATCGGTAACTTGTGCGTACCCTTCGATCAGTCTTCGGCTTCGATTACTGTTACCTTCGCACTGGACTTGCCGAAGGCGAGTAGGTAGGAGGTGGTATCACGCACCACGACATATACGTAATCTCTATATCTCTTGTCGCCGGGGGCTATGGAGAACGTGGCCGTACTGGACCGCGCGGGGATCGTGACCGTCGACAGTAAACCAGCCCCATTCCACACCAGGATGACCGGGAGGTCGGAGTTCGGCGCCGGATCCGCGGTCAGCGTGAACGATACCGGTTGCCCGTGCTGCACGGTGGCGGCATTTGCCGCGACGCTCACCTCGGAGTAGTCGTTGTCCAGGACTATTCTGGTCGCGCTCGCCCGCCGGCCGACGACCTGGTAGTTGGTGCCCGGCCTGATCGTGCATGTCACCAAGCCGGCGATCGCAGTGTAGCCGCGGGATGGATCGACGCCAATGACCTCGGGGACATTGTCGTCTTTGGTGGCCACATAGAGAGCGCCAACACCGTATGGATCTCCATATTTGGGTTCCGGTGTCACCAACGTGGTGATCTCGACCGTCGTCGGAGGGCGGCCGTCCAGAACATCGACAGCCCTGGCATTGTAACCCCGCTGCGAGCAACTTACGTTGACCGTCAAGGGAAGATCCGGTTTCCACCTCGCTGACACCCCGAACCCTATCGCGGTGCCCTCGGTAACCCCTCCGATTCCACCGTGTATTCTCACAAACGGCCCTGAGGGTCCGGGTGGAGGCGCCGGCGGCGTGGCGCCGTTGGTGATGGCGACGGACGCCGTCCCTTGCGTGCCGACCGTGTAGCCGCTGCCGGCTTCCACGGTGACCGTCACCGAGCCGTCTTGCTCGTCGACACGGTCACCGGGGATGGTCTTTTGCAGTTCGACCGTCCCGGTCGTCGGGATGGTGACCGTCTCCGGCGCACTCGCGGGCAGGAACGAGCCCTGCTCCGACCAGCGCACGGTGACCGTCAAGTCGGACGCCGGCGCCGGCGTCGCGGTCAGCGTGAACGACACCTCGCTGCCCCCGGTCACGGTCGATGCGTTCGCCACGACGGTCACTACCGGCGGCCCCGGCACCTGAGGCCCCGGGGTCTGCCGTTCCGGCGTCACGGTGGCGCTCGCCGACGCGGCGCCCGCATTGCCTGTCCGGTAGCCCTCGCCCTCGGCGATCGCGGCGGTGACCTCGCAACCCGCTTCGCCCATCCCGGCGCTGTTCGTCGACACCGTCAGCGTGGCCTCGGTCTTTCCGGCGGCGATCGTCACCGACGTCGGCGGATCGATCAGGTCGCAGCCGGACGGCGTGATCGTGACGCCCACGGCCAGGTCGGCCCGCGGGGCGGGTGCCGCCCGCACCACGAACTGCAGTGGACTGCCCGCGGCCACCGAACCCGCCACCGGTGCGATGGTCACCACCGGGGTCTGCGAAACGGAACCCATACCCTCCCGGCACCCCGCGAGCGCCAGGAGCAGGAGCAGCGCCAGTCCGGCGGGAACCCAGGCCGGACGGCAGAAGTACGACTCTCTTGCCATAGTGACGACAGAGTATTATTTACCGAACGGTTATTCAAGAACCTTCCCTGAACTTTCCCTGAAGATTGTGGGAGATGGCGCGCATGCTTCGTCAGGGGCGGGGTCAGGGCAGGTTCAGGGTATCCGCAGGGCGCCCGATTCGTTCGCCACCGGCGCCGTACATCCGGCAACGACCACCGCGAGCATGGCAGCGAACGCCGCACCGCCCACGGCCAAGAGACGGCGAAGCCGGTGGGCAGCGCGGACAGCGCTGCCTCCACCTCGTCGAGCATGGGCTGCCGTCATGTGTCCCGGTTGCGGGCGGCCCGCGGTCCGCCGTTCCGGTCCATTTCCAGGTGCGCTACGCGAGCCCGACTACCGTGACGACGATGCCCAGGACGACGAACGCCACCGTGCCCATCCATTGGAGCGCGGCGAAGCGCTTGTTCATGTCCTCGAAGCGCTTGTTCATGTCCTCGAAGCGCCTGTTCACGTCCTCGAAGCGCCTGTTCACGTCCTCGAAGCGCNNNNNNNNNNNNNNNNNNNNNNNNNNNNNNNNNNNNNNNNNNNNNNNNNNNNNNNNNNNNNNNNNNNNNNNNNNNNNNNNNNNNNNNNNNNNNNNNNNNNTCGAGGTTGGCGTTCATTTCCTCGAAGCGCCTGTCCACCGCCGCAAACCGCTTGTCGAGGTTGGCGTTCATTTCCTCGAAGCGCCTGTCCACCGCCGCAAACCGCTTGTTGACGTCCTCGAAACGCTGGTTCACGTCGTCGAAACGCTTGTTGACGTCCTCGAAACGCTGGTTCACGTCGTCGAAACGCTTGTCCACCGCTGCGAAGCCGGCCTGCATCAGCTCGCGCTGCGCCTTGAACTCCTGTGCCCAGCGCTCCTCGGACCGCGCCAGGTGCGATTCGACCCGGACCAGGTTGTCTTCGACGCGGGCGACGACGCGGTCGGCGAAGGAGCGCGATTCGGCGAAGCCGGGAATGGCCTCCATCATCATGCCGGGGAGCATGCCGCGAACGTGTTCGACGACATCGTGAAGGTCTGTCTCGGTGAGCGCCATGGTGATCTTGGTATCGACCAACATAGCCGAGGATTGGCGCACTGGCAATGCGCCGGCACGCTCGAGGCCGGTCAGCGGGGCGATCCCAGCGTGTGGGTCAGCCCGGACCGGGGCGGCGGGACGCTTGCAGGGCCGCCGTCACTCGGGATGGCCGCCGGGAGCAGACCGGTGCTGCGTAGCGCGCAGGGCGGCGCGCACGGCGGGGAGGTAGGGGCGGCTTATCGGCACCTGCGCGCCGCCGGTGAGGCGCAGCATCGTGCGCCCCTCGCGGCGTACCGTGGCGCGCATGTGGCGGTGAGCGGCCCAGTAGGAGCGGTGCACCTGCATGCCGAGGTCGCCGAGATCGGCCACCGCGTCCGCGAAGCGCATCAGAACGAGACAGGAGCCGCCGGTGGTATAAACGTTGACGTAATGGTCGTCCACCTTCAGGTAGATGATGTCACGGCTTACGGATAGCGACAGCCGGTCGTAGAACTGTGCCTGCCGTGCAGTGGGGCGTTCCGAACCGGCCGACCGCTCGCTCGCGGGCGCGGTGGACCCCGCACCCGGAGGTGTCGCACCCGGAGGTGTCGCGGCGGGCGCGGGGGCCGCGGCTTCGTCCGGCGGGCGGTCGGGAACCGGGTCGCCGTCCTTGGCGCCGGCGTTGGCGCCGGCACTGGGCCGCACGGCGTCGCCGGGCGGGGTCTCGCCGGGCGTGCCGGCGGAGCCGTGCGGCTCGGGCGGAGCTCCGCTCGATGCGGCGCGCGTCGCGTCATCGCGGCTCGAAGGCGGAGCCGCGCCGGGAGCAGGGGGTTCTGCAGCGGCCGCGGCGGCGGACCTGATTCGCTGGAACACCACGAAGTGGACGAAGAAGGTGCACACGGCTACCACGATCGTCACGGTCAGGTAGGTGTTCACCGGCGACCAGAGGCCCACGTATGCGGGGCGAAACAGCATGTTGGCGGTTTCCACCACCGTCGTGCAGACAACGCCCTCGAACAACACGGACGCCGCGGCCGCCGGCAGCATCTGGACCAGCGATCCGCGCCTTGTCAGGTACAGCACCACCGCTGCGAGGGCGTAACAGATTGGAAACGTGACGGCGGCGCACAATCCCCAATATGCGGCCCGCCGCAGCGGCCGGAGGGTCTCCAGCGTGCCGAGCGGACCGAATATGGTCATCGCCAGGACAAACAGAGCCACGCTGGCGATCGCGATCGCGATGGTCCGCGGCGCCAGGAATTCACGGTACGCAGCACCCCACAACCCGCGCTCGGTCGTCCAACCTGGAATTCGTGGCATTGATTCCTCTATCGCCGTCGCCGAGCGGGCTAGCCGGCCTGCGGGCAAGCCGGTGCCGTGCCGTGCCCTCTGACCGCACCGTCATGCGCACCGAGGGAACCGCACCGTACGTGAATCGACCCCTCGGAGCGTGCTGTCCACGAATATCGCCCCGGCAATTCGCTCCGTCCACGAATTTTCTGGCACAACCGCGAATCTGTTGGGCAAGTCACGTATTGGTAGCGCCCACGGTGGCCGTGCGTCAAGTAGGATGCGCGGTCGTGGATCGATCATGGTGCACTCGACGCGATCAGGCGGAGAGGCGCACACACTCTCTCGAAGGCGGACGCAATGCTGAATGAGACGCTGAATGAGACCGTGCATGACATCGGGAATGCGATCAACAGCGTGGCGATCGGCGTCGGCACGCTGCGCGCCGAGTTGCGGGAGAACGCGATGCTGAGCCGGTTCTGCGCCCTTGCGGAAGCGTTGGAGACGCATCGGGAAGACTGGCTCGGCTACCTGGAGCGAAACCCCCAGGGACAACAGGTGATACCGTTCGTGCTGGAGTTGGCGGCGGACCTCAAGGCTCAGAACGAGCGGTTGAGCAACACCGTGGACCGGGTCCGGCGCGGCGTGGAGCACATCACCGGAATCGTTCGTTCGCAAGAGTCAGTCAAGACGGAAGCGACGGCGCGCACGTCGGTTGACGTGCGCCAATCGATAGCGAATGCCGCGGCGATGCTGGCCGATGCGGTTGCCGCGAGAGGCATCGAGCTGCAGGTAGACTGTGTACGCGCTCCGGTCCGGGTCTCGATCCACGAGTGCCGGTTCCACCAGATGCTGGTCAACCTGGTAACGAACGCCGTCGAGGCGATCGACGAACTCGCGCTGCGGGACGAAGTGCAGGAGCCGCGCATTCGCATCGTCGCCTATTCCCGGCAGGAGTTCGTGGTCATCGACGTGGTGGACAACGGCGTTGGGATCGAGCCGGAGTGCCGCGGGTTGCTGTTCGCTCCCACCTACACCACGAAACAGGATGGACGCGGATTGGGGCTGCACTCGGTGGCGAACTACGTGACGGCGTCCGGCGGCAGCGTGGAAGCGCTC
This region includes:
- a CDS encoding LytTR family transcriptional regulator DNA-binding domain-containing protein, translated to MPRIPGWTTERGLWGAAYREFLAPRTIAIAIASVALFVLAMTIFGPLGTLETLRPLRRAAYWGLCAAVTFPICYALAAVVLYLTRRGSLVQMLPAAAASVLFEGVVCTTVVETANMLFRPAYVGLWSPVNTYLTVTIVVAVCTFFVHFVVFQRIRSAAAAAAEPPAPGAAPPSSRDDATRAASSGAPPEPHGSAGTPGETPPGDAVRPSAGANAGAKDGDPVPDRPPDEAAAPAPAATPPGATPPGAGSTAPASERSAGSERPTARQAQFYDRLSLSVSRDIIYLKVDDHYVNVYTTGGSCLVLMRFADAVADLGDLGMQVHRSYWAAHRHMRATVRREGRTMLRLTGGAQVPISRPYLPAVRAALRATQHRSAPGGHPE
- a CDS encoding ATP-binding protein gives rise to the protein MLNETLNETVHDIGNAINSVAIGVGTLRAELRENAMLSRFCALAEALETHREDWLGYLERNPQGQQVIPFVLELAADLKAQNERLSNTVDRVRRGVEHITGIVRSQESVKTEATARTSVDVRQSIANAAAMLADAVAARGIELQVDCVRAPVRVSIHECRFHQMLVNLVTNAVEAIDELALRDEVQEPRIRIVAYSRQEFVVIDVVDNGVGIEPECRGLLFAPTYTTKQDGRGLGLHSVANYVTASGGSVEALSDGAGKGTTMRVMLRQASPTAEAGHAGTRPSPQATAPAGRPAPGGRPALDSRAARLAGPARDGGLRLAGVLGELTAVADAPAARRARVSIGT